One region of Trichosurus vulpecula isolate mTriVul1 chromosome 1, mTriVul1.pri, whole genome shotgun sequence genomic DNA includes:
- the ADAMTSL5 gene encoding ADAMTS-like protein 5 isoform X1 produces MPPPAGIQEARVEHPAGKLWPRPRPVLLLIWIYLCCGLEGRTQGRSGSSEWTSWGAWSGCSSTCGQGASVRSRRCVRISREHTCGEDSHQYRLCRLPECPSGAMPFRELQCALYNNRPVLADQAIYQWVPFYGAPNLCDLNCLAEGHTFYYTFGRVLDGTPCSPDSEGLCINGRCLTAGCDGVLGSGTHEDNCGQCGGRNSSCLFVQRIFSEAAPPSGQSYGYWNVTLIPIGARHIRVTDRSRNYLALVGNDGRYVFNGDWAIDWPGTFQVAGTQVHYSRANDRDESLWSAGPTGEDLYLQVLFQEPNPGIEFEFWLPRDAYYALQSHRSPLRQPQTREVEVVPQEAAPAWTRPAPSSPRFSPPREQPTETETCKPCPGAKGRSQRLLHYCRSDFVFRARVLARLRVGEETRYDIQVQHSYKNWTPLERREFLWAPGACPCPLLVPRAEYLVAAQRHINYEGTLDRLLLPHAGYARPWTPREDTRIQEVAKQCPQAPPAG; encoded by the exons GCCCAGGCCTCGACCAGTCCTGCTCCTGATCTGGATCTACCTGTGCTGTGGTCTGGAGGGGAGGACTCAG GGAAGGTCTGGGTCCAGTGAGTGGACGTCCTGGGGGGCCTGGAGCGGCTGCTCCAGCACTTGCGGGCAGGGGGCTTCGGTGCGCAGCCGGAGATGTGTGCG GATTTCCCGAGAACATACCTGTGGGGAAGACTCTCATCAGTACCGCCTATGCAGGCTCCCT GAATGCCCCTCTGGTGCCATGCCCTTCAGGGAGCTCCAGTGTGCCCTCTACAACAACAGGCCTGTTCTGGCTGACCAGGCCATCTACCAGTGGGTACCCTTCTATGGAG CTCCCAACCTGTGTGACCTGAACTGCTTGGCAGAGGGCCACACTTTCTACTATACCTTTGGCCGAGTGCTGGATGGGACGCCCTGCAGCCCGGACTCTGAGGGACTTTGTATCAATGGCCGCTGCCTT ACTGCAGGCTGTGATGGAGTCCTGGGCTCCGGGACCCACGAAGACAACTGTGGCCAATGTGGTGGCAGGAACAGCTCTTGTCTCTTTGTACAGCGCATCTTCAGTGAGGCCGCCCCACCCTCAG GTCAATCATATGGCTACTGGAATGTGACCCTAATTCCCATTGGTGCCCGACACATCAGAGTCACTGACCGGAGCCGCAATTATCTGG CACTAGTGGGCAATGATGGGCGCTACGTCTTCAATGGAGACTGGGCCATTGACTGGCCAGGAACCTTCCAAGTGGCTGGGACCCAGGTCCACTATAGCCGCGCCAATGACCGTGATGAGAGTCTTTGGTCAGCTGGGCCCACAGGCGAAGACCTCTACTTGCAG GTCCTCTTCCAAGAGCCCAACCCAGGCATTGAGTTTGAGTTCTGGCTGCCAAGGGATGCCTATTATGCCCTGCAGAGCCACAGGAGTCCTCTAAGGCAGCCACAGACTCGGGAGGTGGAGGTGGTACCTCAGGAGGCTGCCCCAGCCTGGACTCGACCAGCCCCCTCCTCTCCAAGATTCTCCCCACCTCGGGAGCAACCCACTGAAACAG AGACCTGCAAGCCATGTCCAGGTGCCAAGGGACGGAGCCAGCGTCTGCTTCATTACTGCAGGAGTGACTTTG TATTCCGGGCCCGCGTCCTGGCACGGCTCCGTGTGGGTGAGGAGACCCGGTATGACATTCAGGTGCAACACTCTTACAAGAACTGGACCCCGCTAGAGCGAAGGGAGTTCCTCTGGGCCCCAGGAGCCTGCCCCTGCCCCCTGTTGGTCCCTCGAGCAGAATACCTGGTGGCTGCCCAGCGACACATCAACTATGAGGGTACCTTGGACCGGCTGCTGCTGCCCCATGCTGGCTATGCCCGGCCCTGGACTCCCAGAGAAGACACCCGCATTCAGGAGGTGGCCAAGCAGTGTCCCCAGGCCCCACCAGCAGGGTGA
- the ADAMTSL5 gene encoding ADAMTS-like protein 5 isoform X3: MPPPAGIQEARVEHPAGKLWPRPRPVLLLIWIYLCCGLEGRTQGRSGSSEWTSWGAWSGCSSTCGQGASVRSRRCVRISREHTCGEDSHQYRLCRLPECPSGAMPFRELQCALYNNRPVLADQAIYQWVPFYGAPNLCDLNCLAEGHTFYYTFGRVLDGTPCSPDSEGLCINGRCLTAGCDGVLGSGTHEDNCGQCGGRNSSCLFVQRIFSEAAPPSGQSYGYWNVTLIPIGARHIRVTDRSRNYLALVGNDGRYVFNGDWAIDWPGTFQVAGTQVHYSRANDRDESLWSAGPTGEDLYLQVLFQEPNPGIEFEFWLPRDAYYALQSHRSPLRQPQTREVEVVPQEAAPAWTRPAPSSPRFSPPREQPTETETCKPCPGAKGRSQRLLHYCRSDFGNQTILGLRTPVGYKRR; encoded by the exons GCCCAGGCCTCGACCAGTCCTGCTCCTGATCTGGATCTACCTGTGCTGTGGTCTGGAGGGGAGGACTCAG GGAAGGTCTGGGTCCAGTGAGTGGACGTCCTGGGGGGCCTGGAGCGGCTGCTCCAGCACTTGCGGGCAGGGGGCTTCGGTGCGCAGCCGGAGATGTGTGCG GATTTCCCGAGAACATACCTGTGGGGAAGACTCTCATCAGTACCGCCTATGCAGGCTCCCT GAATGCCCCTCTGGTGCCATGCCCTTCAGGGAGCTCCAGTGTGCCCTCTACAACAACAGGCCTGTTCTGGCTGACCAGGCCATCTACCAGTGGGTACCCTTCTATGGAG CTCCCAACCTGTGTGACCTGAACTGCTTGGCAGAGGGCCACACTTTCTACTATACCTTTGGCCGAGTGCTGGATGGGACGCCCTGCAGCCCGGACTCTGAGGGACTTTGTATCAATGGCCGCTGCCTT ACTGCAGGCTGTGATGGAGTCCTGGGCTCCGGGACCCACGAAGACAACTGTGGCCAATGTGGTGGCAGGAACAGCTCTTGTCTCTTTGTACAGCGCATCTTCAGTGAGGCCGCCCCACCCTCAG GTCAATCATATGGCTACTGGAATGTGACCCTAATTCCCATTGGTGCCCGACACATCAGAGTCACTGACCGGAGCCGCAATTATCTGG CACTAGTGGGCAATGATGGGCGCTACGTCTTCAATGGAGACTGGGCCATTGACTGGCCAGGAACCTTCCAAGTGGCTGGGACCCAGGTCCACTATAGCCGCGCCAATGACCGTGATGAGAGTCTTTGGTCAGCTGGGCCCACAGGCGAAGACCTCTACTTGCAG GTCCTCTTCCAAGAGCCCAACCCAGGCATTGAGTTTGAGTTCTGGCTGCCAAGGGATGCCTATTATGCCCTGCAGAGCCACAGGAGTCCTCTAAGGCAGCCACAGACTCGGGAGGTGGAGGTGGTACCTCAGGAGGCTGCCCCAGCCTGGACTCGACCAGCCCCCTCCTCTCCAAGATTCTCCCCACCTCGGGAGCAACCCACTGAAACAG AGACCTGCAAGCCATGTCCAGGTGCCAAGGGACGGAGCCAGCGTCTGCTTCATTACTGCAGGAGTGACTTTG GTAACCAGACCATACTTGGACTCAGGACACCAGTAGGCTACAAGAGAAGATGA
- the ADAMTSL5 gene encoding ADAMTS-like protein 5 isoform X2 has translation MPPPAGIQEARVEHPAGKLWPRPRPVLLLIWIYLCCGLEGRTQGRSGSSEWTSWGAWSGCSSTCGQGASVRSRRCVRISREHTCGEDSHQYRLCRLPECPSGAMPFRELQCALYNNRPVLADQAIYQWVPFYGAPNLCDLNCLAEGHTFYYTFGRVLDGTPCSPDSEGLCINGRCLTAGCDGVLGSGTHEDNCGQCGGRNSSCLFVQRIFSEAAPPSGQSYGYWNVTLIPIGARHIRVTDRSRNYLALVGNDGRYVFNGDWAIDWPGTFQVAGTQVHYSRANDRDESLWSAGPTGEDLYLQSHRSPLRQPQTREVEVVPQEAAPAWTRPAPSSPRFSPPREQPTETETCKPCPGAKGRSQRLLHYCRSDFVFRARVLARLRVGEETRYDIQVQHSYKNWTPLERREFLWAPGACPCPLLVPRAEYLVAAQRHINYEGTLDRLLLPHAGYARPWTPREDTRIQEVAKQCPQAPPAG, from the exons GCCCAGGCCTCGACCAGTCCTGCTCCTGATCTGGATCTACCTGTGCTGTGGTCTGGAGGGGAGGACTCAG GGAAGGTCTGGGTCCAGTGAGTGGACGTCCTGGGGGGCCTGGAGCGGCTGCTCCAGCACTTGCGGGCAGGGGGCTTCGGTGCGCAGCCGGAGATGTGTGCG GATTTCCCGAGAACATACCTGTGGGGAAGACTCTCATCAGTACCGCCTATGCAGGCTCCCT GAATGCCCCTCTGGTGCCATGCCCTTCAGGGAGCTCCAGTGTGCCCTCTACAACAACAGGCCTGTTCTGGCTGACCAGGCCATCTACCAGTGGGTACCCTTCTATGGAG CTCCCAACCTGTGTGACCTGAACTGCTTGGCAGAGGGCCACACTTTCTACTATACCTTTGGCCGAGTGCTGGATGGGACGCCCTGCAGCCCGGACTCTGAGGGACTTTGTATCAATGGCCGCTGCCTT ACTGCAGGCTGTGATGGAGTCCTGGGCTCCGGGACCCACGAAGACAACTGTGGCCAATGTGGTGGCAGGAACAGCTCTTGTCTCTTTGTACAGCGCATCTTCAGTGAGGCCGCCCCACCCTCAG GTCAATCATATGGCTACTGGAATGTGACCCTAATTCCCATTGGTGCCCGACACATCAGAGTCACTGACCGGAGCCGCAATTATCTGG CACTAGTGGGCAATGATGGGCGCTACGTCTTCAATGGAGACTGGGCCATTGACTGGCCAGGAACCTTCCAAGTGGCTGGGACCCAGGTCCACTATAGCCGCGCCAATGACCGTGATGAGAGTCTTTGGTCAGCTGGGCCCACAGGCGAAGACCTCTACTTGCAG AGCCACAGGAGTCCTCTAAGGCAGCCACAGACTCGGGAGGTGGAGGTGGTACCTCAGGAGGCTGCCCCAGCCTGGACTCGACCAGCCCCCTCCTCTCCAAGATTCTCCCCACCTCGGGAGCAACCCACTGAAACAG AGACCTGCAAGCCATGTCCAGGTGCCAAGGGACGGAGCCAGCGTCTGCTTCATTACTGCAGGAGTGACTTTG TATTCCGGGCCCGCGTCCTGGCACGGCTCCGTGTGGGTGAGGAGACCCGGTATGACATTCAGGTGCAACACTCTTACAAGAACTGGACCCCGCTAGAGCGAAGGGAGTTCCTCTGGGCCCCAGGAGCCTGCCCCTGCCCCCTGTTGGTCCCTCGAGCAGAATACCTGGTGGCTGCCCAGCGACACATCAACTATGAGGGTACCTTGGACCGGCTGCTGCTGCCCCATGCTGGCTATGCCCGGCCCTGGACTCCCAGAGAAGACACCCGCATTCAGGAGGTGGCCAAGCAGTGTCCCCAGGCCCCACCAGCAGGGTGA